A window from Myxocyprinus asiaticus isolate MX2 ecotype Aquarium Trade chromosome 37, UBuf_Myxa_2, whole genome shotgun sequence encodes these proteins:
- the LOC127428347 gene encoding ADP-ribosylation factor-like protein 8B-A isoform X1, which produces MLALINRLLDWFRSLFWKEEMELTLVGLQYSGKTTFVNVIASGQFSEDMIPTVGFNMRKVTKGNVTIKIWDIGGQPRFRSMWERYCRGVNAIVYMVDAADREKVEASRNELHNLLDKSQLQGIPVLVLGNKRDLFSALDEKQLIEKMNLSAIQDREICCYSISCKEKDNIDITLQWLIQHSKTRRS; this is translated from the exons ATGTTGGCCCTCATCAACCGGCTGCTGGACTGGTTTCGGTCGCTCTTCTGGAAAGAGGAGATGGAGTTGACCCTGGTGGGGCTTCAGTACTCTGGAAAAACAACTTTTGTCAACGTCATTGCT TCTGGTCAGTTCAGTGAAGACATGATCCCTACAGTCGGCTTCAACATGAGGAAAGTTACCAAAGGCAATGTAACCATAAAG ATCTGGGATATAGGCGGGCAACCACGTTTCAGGAGTATGTGGGAGAGATACTGCCGAGGCGTCAATGCCATAGT GTATATGGTGGATGCTGCAGATCGTGAGAAGGTCGAGGCCTCAAGAAACGAGCTACACAACCTGTTAGACAAATCACAGCTGCAAGGCATTCCT GTACTTGTCCTTGGCAACAAaagagaccttttcagtgctctAGATGAGAAACAACTCATTGAAAAGAT GAACCTGTCGGCCATTCAAGACCGAGAGATCTGTTGCTACTCCATTTCATGCAAAGAGAAAGACAATATTG ATATCACATTGCAGTGGCTGATCCAGCATTCAAAAACTCGGAGGAGTTGA
- the LOC127428347 gene encoding ADP-ribosylation factor-like protein 8B-A isoform X2 has protein sequence MLALINRLLDWFRSLFWKEEMELTLVGLQYSGKTTFVNVIASGQFSEDMIPTVGFNMRKVTKGNVTIKIWDIGGQPRFRSMWERYCRGVNAIVYMVDAADREKVEASRNELHNLLDKSQLQGIPVLVLGNKRDLFSALDEKQLIEKMNLSAIQDREICCYSISCKEKDNIGVRKDETKDPSAETMI, from the exons ATGTTGGCCCTCATCAACCGGCTGCTGGACTGGTTTCGGTCGCTCTTCTGGAAAGAGGAGATGGAGTTGACCCTGGTGGGGCTTCAGTACTCTGGAAAAACAACTTTTGTCAACGTCATTGCT TCTGGTCAGTTCAGTGAAGACATGATCCCTACAGTCGGCTTCAACATGAGGAAAGTTACCAAAGGCAATGTAACCATAAAG ATCTGGGATATAGGCGGGCAACCACGTTTCAGGAGTATGTGGGAGAGATACTGCCGAGGCGTCAATGCCATAGT GTATATGGTGGATGCTGCAGATCGTGAGAAGGTCGAGGCCTCAAGAAACGAGCTACACAACCTGTTAGACAAATCACAGCTGCAAGGCATTCCT GTACTTGTCCTTGGCAACAAaagagaccttttcagtgctctAGATGAGAAACAACTCATTGAAAAGAT GAACCTGTCGGCCATTCAAGACCGAGAGATCTGTTGCTACTCCATTTCATGCAAAGAGAAAGACAATATTG GTGTCAGGAAGGATGAGACAAAAGATCCAAGTGCAGAGACAatgatctga